The segment GCCCGCGGCAAGGATGAACTGTCTTTCGACGTCCGCCCCGCGATGCTCGAGTTCTCAGAATTCGGTGGCGTCCACGCGGTCGACGGCCATCGCACCGGCGTCCTCCCCGAAGACTTCCCCGTCCTCGGCATCGGCCCGTTCAAGCGATAGCGCAGATGGAGCGACATAAATAGGGAGCGGTCGAGATTTATCTCGACCGCCGCGGTCTTGCCTTTGCGCGATCGGCAACTCGGAAGCTCGTCTCCGGTCGAGCTAAAGCTCGACCGCTCCCTACCTTATGGCACAGATCTTCACCGATCGAGCGGGATCGAGGTCGAGCTATCGACCGGCCAGACATGGAAATGACCGGACTCGAGCGCCGATATCGCGCCCATGAACAAGATCACCGCGAGTCCGACGAGGAAAAATGCGCGGACCGGCGGCGGCATGCCGCGGCTCTGCGGGATCTCGTATTGCGAACCGTCGAGCGTCTCGTCACTCATCGGAGCTCAGCCTTTCGTCGGGCCGGCGATGCCCGGGAATATCCCGAATGCGACGAAGATGACGATGACGCACCCGAGCGCGAGCAACGCGAGCATGATCTTGGTGACGTTATCGTCGAGGCCTTTCTTCGGCCATTCCGCGACGAGCGATAGGAGCGCGGACAAGCCGACGACGACGGCGCCGACGAACGCGATCACGCGGAGTACGACGTCGATATCCATCGTCTACTTCCACACGTAGAGGAGCGAGAAGAGCGCGACCCAGATGACGTCGACGAAGTGCCAGTACAGCGCGCCGGCCGTGAGACCGAAATACCGCTGCTGCGTGTAGGTGCCCCGCTGCGCCTGGATCAGCACGGTGATAAGGAAGATGACCCCGATGAAGACGTGGAAGCCGTGGAGCCCGGTCAGCGTGAAGAACGCCGCGCCGTATATGCTCGACGGCCAGCTCGTGCCGGCGTGCAGCAAGTTGAAGTACTCGAACGCCTGCCCGCCGAGGAAGCCGAGCCCGAGGATGATCGTCGCGATCATGTAGCCGACGAACTTGCGCCGGTCGCCGTGCTTGAAGAACTCCATCGCGTAATGCATCGTCGCGCCGCTGCCGAACAGGACGATCGAGTTGACGCCCGCCATGTAGAGCGCCGCCGGCTCGATGCCGGGCGGCGGCCACGCCATGACAGTGCTTCGCAGGTAGATGTAGCCGTAGATGAACGACGAGAATATGATGACGTCGCTGATGAGGAAGAACAGGAAGCCCAGCAGCCGCTGGTCCCGTACCTCTTGATACGTCGCGTCGTCGACGGTGAGCGCGTGCGTCGCCATTAAGCTGCGTTCGTCCTCATACGATCGGCTTGTAGCTGAGGTCGGCCTTGATCTCCCTATACGGCAACGGCTTGCCGTAATCGTACGGACCCGAGAGCACGACCGGGATGTCATCGAAGTTGTAATACGGGGGCGGTGACGGGATCATCCACTCGAGCGTCCGAGCACCCCACGGGTTCTGGCCGGCCTCGCGGCCCGAGATCGTGCTCTTGATCGCGTTGTACGCGAAGACGAGCATCGACGCGCCGAGCACGAACGCCGAGATCGAGATGAACAGGTTCGTGTCTTGGTATTGCGGATCGTACGTGCTCACGCGACGCGGCATGCCTTCGAGACCGATCCAATGCATCGGCAAGAACGTCGCGTTGAAGCTGACGAACATGAGCCAGAAGTGGATCTTGCCGAGCGTCTCGTCGAGCATGCGGCCGGTCATCTTCGGCCACCAATAGTAGAGGCCGGCGAAGATCCCAAACACGCTGCCGCCGAACAGAACGTAATGCAGATGTGCGACGACGAAGTACGTCGCGTGCTCGTGGACGTCCGCCGGCACCGAGGCGAGCATGATGCCGGTTATCCCGCCAAAGGTGAACGTCGACAGGAAGCCGAGCACGAAATACATCGGCGTCGTCAGGCGGATGTTGCCGCCCCACAATGTCGCGACCCAGCTGAAGATCTTGACTCCGGTCGGGATGCCGACGATCATCGTCAGGATCATGAACGGCAACTGCACCCACGGCGCCAGTCCGCTTGTGAACATGTGGTGCGCCCACACGGCGAACGAGAGCAATCCGATCGCGACGGACGAATAGGCGATCGCCTTATAACCGAAGATCGGTCTGCGACAGAACGTCGGCAAGATCTCCGAGACGATGCCGAACGCCGGCAAGATCATGATGTAGACCGCCGGATGCGAATAGAACCAGAAGATGTGCTGCCAGAGGACCGGGCTGCCACCTTTCGCCGGGTCGTAGAACGGCACGCCGAAGGTACGCTCGATGAGCAA is part of the Candidatus Eremiobacteraceae bacterium genome and harbors:
- a CDS encoding heme-copper oxidase subunit III, encoding MATHALTVDDATYQEVRDQRLLGFLFFLISDVIIFSSFIYGYIYLRSTVMAWPPPGIEPAALYMAGVNSIVLFGSGATMHYAMEFFKHGDRRKFVGYMIATIILGLGFLGGQAFEYFNLLHAGTSWPSSIYGAAFFTLTGLHGFHVFIGVIFLITVLIQAQRGTYTQQRYFGLTAGALYWHFVDVIWVALFSLLYVWK
- the ctaD gene encoding cytochrome c oxidase subunit I translates to MQAAVGTAHVTHGHIHPPPDTFIKKYIFSQDHKVIAVQYFITSGLFFVLAGLLAEMMRAQLASANNTLLSPTTYNEAYSVHGSAMVWLVIIPILTGAFGNLIMPLQIGARDVAFPWLNMFSFWLFPPAGILLFGSFIWGAPEAGWTEYPPISLEQSFGTSMWCMAIFLIGVSSTITGLNFLVTIIKMRAPGMTWTRMPLFVWATAVTAFLSFIATANLSAALLGLLIERTFGVPFYDPAKGGSPVLWQHIFWFYSHPAVYIMILPAFGIVSEILPTFCRRPIFGYKAIAYSSVAIGLLSFAVWAHHMFTSGLAPWVQLPFMILTMIVGIPTGVKIFSWVATLWGGNIRLTTPMYFVLGFLSTFTFGGITGIMLASVPADVHEHATYFVVAHLHYVLFGGSVFGIFAGLYYWWPKMTGRMLDETLGKIHFWLMFVSFNATFLPMHWIGLEGMPRRVSTYDPQYQDTNLFISISAFVLGASMLVFAYNAIKSTISGREAGQNPWGARTLEWMIPSPPPYYNFDDIPVVLSGPYDYGKPLPYREIKADLSYKPIV